One Oleidesulfovibrio alaskensis DSM 16109 genomic region harbors:
- the pgm gene encoding phosphoglucomutase (alpha-D-glucose-1,6-bisphosphate-dependent) has product MTTAAKAGQLPAHDELINIARLVSDFYTVSPDRQNPDERVMFGTSGHRGTSGTASFNEAHILAVTQAVCDFRRDNGFSGPLFMGMDTHALSEPARCAALEVLAANGVTTFIEPESGYTPTPVISHAILTHNAGRTSGFADGIVITPSHNPPQDGGFKYNPPHGGPAETGVTNDIEKRANLLLASDNKAVRRIPLTKALASEYTVLHDFAAHYINDLGSVINMQAIARSGLRLAADPLGGASVTYWDRIAETYGLNIDVPNRQVDQTFRFMPYDRDGAIRMDCSSPWAMSGLLELKDSYDLAFGNDPDADRHGIVTPAGLMNPNHYLAAAIAYLFRHRPAWKATAGIGKTLVSSSMIDRVAADMGRTVIEVPVGFKWFVPMLLDGTAGFAGEESAGASLLRQDGTVWTTDKDGIALNLLAAEITAVTGNTPDRLYKELTGRFGTPVYRRLQAHADGRQKEVLKALNPETVTITELGGDPVEKVITHAPGNGAAIGGLKVVSAGGWFAARPSGTEDIYKIYVESFRGEEHLEQLAGEAQAIVSNAFAAAGIKN; this is encoded by the coding sequence ATGACTACTGCCGCCAAAGCCGGCCAGTTGCCTGCTCACGACGAGCTTATAAACATAGCACGGCTTGTAAGCGACTTTTACACCGTCAGCCCGGACCGCCAAAACCCTGACGAACGCGTGATGTTCGGCACTTCGGGACACCGCGGCACTTCAGGCACCGCCAGCTTCAACGAAGCGCACATTCTTGCCGTGACACAGGCGGTATGCGACTTCCGGCGCGATAACGGTTTTTCCGGCCCTCTTTTTATGGGCATGGATACGCACGCCCTGTCCGAACCGGCGCGTTGCGCTGCACTGGAAGTTCTTGCCGCCAACGGGGTGACCACTTTCATCGAACCGGAATCCGGCTATACCCCCACCCCCGTAATATCGCATGCAATCCTGACCCATAACGCCGGCAGAACAAGCGGTTTCGCCGACGGCATCGTCATAACGCCGTCGCATAACCCGCCGCAGGACGGGGGGTTCAAATACAATCCCCCGCATGGCGGCCCTGCCGAAACCGGCGTCACAAATGACATAGAAAAAAGAGCCAACCTGCTGCTCGCTTCGGACAACAAAGCAGTCCGGCGGATACCGCTTACAAAGGCTCTGGCGTCGGAGTACACAGTCCTTCACGATTTTGCGGCGCACTACATCAACGACCTTGGCTCTGTCATCAATATGCAGGCCATTGCCCGTTCAGGCCTCCGGCTGGCAGCCGACCCGCTGGGCGGAGCGTCTGTAACCTACTGGGACCGCATAGCAGAAACATACGGACTGAATATTGATGTGCCCAACCGTCAGGTGGACCAGACGTTCCGGTTCATGCCGTATGACAGGGACGGCGCCATCCGTATGGATTGCTCTTCACCGTGGGCCATGAGCGGCCTGCTGGAACTGAAAGACAGCTATGACCTTGCTTTCGGCAACGACCCCGATGCCGACAGACACGGCATTGTCACTCCTGCCGGACTGATGAATCCCAATCACTATCTTGCTGCGGCCATTGCCTATCTGTTCCGGCACAGACCCGCATGGAAGGCAACGGCGGGCATCGGCAAAACACTGGTGAGCAGCAGCATGATAGACAGAGTCGCCGCCGACATGGGCAGAACGGTCATTGAAGTGCCTGTGGGCTTCAAATGGTTTGTACCGATGCTGCTTGACGGCACGGCGGGTTTTGCCGGAGAAGAAAGCGCCGGGGCATCATTGCTGCGGCAGGACGGAACAGTGTGGACAACCGACAAGGACGGTATTGCCCTGAACCTGCTGGCGGCGGAAATCACCGCGGTGACCGGCAATACGCCTGACAGACTTTACAAAGAGCTTACCGGACGCTTCGGCACGCCGGTGTACAGACGTCTGCAGGCGCACGCCGACGGACGGCAGAAAGAAGTGCTGAAAGCCCTGAACCCTGAAACGGTAACGATAACAGAGCTTGGCGGCGATCCTGTGGAAAAGGTTATAACACACGCACCGGGCAACGGGGCGGCCATAGGCGGCCTGAAGGTAGTCTCCGCAGGGGGCTGGTTTGCCGCCCGCCCTTCGGGAACTGAAGATATCTATAAAATCTATGTAGAAAGCTTCAGAGGAGAAGAGCATCTGGAACAACTGGCCGGAGAAGCACAGGCAATTGTCAGTAACGCATTTGCCGCTGCGGGTATAAAAAACTAA
- a CDS encoding M16 family metallopeptidase has protein sequence MKKQRILAFFIGAALMFFSFQAAHAASVTRLANGLTVLIQQDDRFPLASLRLYVHAGSAYETPQQAGISHLLEHMVFKGTEKRPEGGVAGAIEQIGGNINAATSFDYTVYLTDVPSEHWRLGMDVLKDMTFGAKISPEALAPEKEVVLAELERGEDTPGSLLFKRLTAKVLARTPYERPIIGYRETVSAITSKDIHDYIDRLYQPQSMLLVVCGAVNEQEVLAEAEKLFGNLANTRTCVPPQPVTPPVSPAAPALTAEPGKWNKVYAGFALPIPNFHDARIPAVEVLAQMLGGDKTSLLYREFKYDKQLVDDISVSAYSFERTGLLLITAILDPQKTEEFTRELSAALARLSADSFTDNALARAKLNLEDELFRSKETLSGLASKLGHFYFFENGEQSELNYLQSLRQVEKTSVQDILDTFFTPERLNGVLLTPQNAGLNSDDLTELFRDGWPAKGSGHAAPAEKGDNGQQQEVIELGDGRTVVLIPDETLPYTAVDLVFRGGDALLDEDRQGLAALAARVLTKGTQQMDNAALEAFKADRAASLAASAGRSSFTISARYPERFSADITGLFRNVVTAPALAAEETAREKDNQIASIKAREDQPLGLAFRRLFPFLFHNSAYGYLHLGEEQRLAAYTAEDVAGFWKVQRTQPWVLAVCGQFDREEILGLARSLPAPSGPVAVPAVPLWSAETQLDISLEDRNQAHMLMIFKTVPITHEDTPALELLQTVLAGQSGLLFTDLRDKQGLGYTVTAFPWQSEHAGLLAFYIGTDPEKLAQADAGFKKVIRDLQEAPLPEEAIRRGKNMLRGDYYRGRQSLGSRSNEAARLAGSGLPLDFEKGLIEKAEKVDATALQEVARRYLIPQDAYIIRVLP, from the coding sequence ATGAAAAAACAGCGAATTCTAGCCTTTTTTATCGGAGCAGCCTTAATGTTTTTTTCTTTTCAAGCCGCTCATGCCGCCAGTGTAACCAGACTGGCCAACGGTCTGACTGTACTGATTCAGCAGGATGACCGTTTTCCGCTTGCCTCGCTCAGGCTGTATGTCCATGCGGGTTCAGCCTATGAAACACCGCAGCAGGCAGGCATAAGCCACCTGCTTGAGCACATGGTGTTCAAAGGGACGGAAAAACGCCCCGAAGGCGGGGTTGCCGGAGCCATCGAGCAGATAGGCGGCAACATCAATGCCGCAACAAGCTTTGACTATACGGTATATCTTACAGATGTACCCTCCGAACACTGGCGTCTGGGCATGGACGTACTCAAGGATATGACTTTCGGTGCAAAAATCAGCCCTGAAGCGCTGGCTCCGGAAAAAGAGGTTGTTCTTGCCGAACTGGAGCGCGGAGAAGACACCCCCGGCAGTCTTCTCTTCAAACGTCTGACGGCAAAAGTGCTGGCCCGGACCCCGTATGAACGCCCCATCATCGGGTACCGCGAAACAGTGAGCGCGATAACCAGCAAAGACATTCACGACTATATCGACCGCCTGTACCAGCCGCAGTCCATGCTGTTGGTGGTATGCGGAGCCGTGAACGAACAGGAAGTTCTGGCAGAAGCTGAAAAGCTTTTCGGAAATCTTGCAAACACCCGGACTTGCGTGCCCCCGCAGCCGGTCACACCGCCCGTTTCGCCCGCCGCCCCCGCACTGACTGCGGAGCCGGGCAAGTGGAACAAGGTCTACGCGGGATTCGCCCTGCCTATTCCCAACTTTCATGATGCCCGGATTCCTGCCGTCGAAGTACTTGCCCAGATGCTGGGCGGAGATAAAACCTCTCTGCTTTACAGAGAGTTCAAGTACGACAAGCAGCTTGTGGACGATATCTCAGTCTCTGCCTATTCCTTCGAGCGCACAGGACTTCTGCTGATTACGGCCATACTTGATCCGCAGAAAACAGAGGAATTCACCCGCGAGCTTTCGGCGGCACTGGCGCGGCTGAGTGCGGACAGTTTCACAGACAACGCTCTGGCGCGGGCAAAGCTCAATCTGGAAGACGAACTGTTCCGGTCCAAGGAAACGCTGTCCGGTCTGGCTTCCAAGCTGGGACATTTTTATTTTTTTGAAAACGGCGAACAAAGTGAACTGAACTATCTGCAAAGCCTCCGTCAGGTAGAAAAAACATCGGTTCAGGACATTCTGGACACTTTTTTCACTCCCGAAAGGCTGAACGGAGTGCTGCTTACTCCGCAGAATGCCGGACTGAACAGCGATGACCTGACAGAGCTGTTCCGCGACGGCTGGCCCGCCAAGGGCAGCGGGCATGCCGCCCCCGCGGAAAAAGGTGACAACGGGCAGCAGCAGGAAGTGATTGAACTGGGCGACGGGCGCACTGTGGTGCTCATTCCCGACGAGACACTTCCTTATACGGCGGTCGATCTGGTGTTCCGCGGCGGTGATGCCCTGCTGGATGAAGACAGGCAGGGTCTTGCAGCCCTTGCAGCCAGAGTGCTGACCAAAGGCACCCAGCAGATGGACAATGCCGCTCTGGAGGCTTTCAAGGCAGACAGAGCAGCCAGTCTGGCCGCTTCTGCAGGCAGATCGTCTTTCACCATCAGCGCGCGCTACCCGGAAAGATTCAGTGCCGACATCACCGGTCTGTTCCGCAACGTTGTCACCGCTCCGGCACTGGCTGCAGAAGAAACCGCGCGTGAAAAAGACAACCAGATTGCATCCATAAAGGCCCGTGAAGATCAGCCGCTCGGGCTTGCGTTCCGCAGATTGTTTCCGTTTCTTTTCCACAACAGTGCTTACGGATACCTGCATCTGGGTGAAGAGCAGCGTCTGGCCGCCTACACCGCGGAAGATGTGGCCGGATTCTGGAAAGTGCAGCGGACACAACCATGGGTGCTTGCGGTATGCGGACAGTTCGACCGCGAAGAGATTCTCGGGCTGGCACGCAGCCTGCCCGCCCCCTCCGGGCCTGTCGCCGTACCTGCGGTGCCGCTGTGGTCTGCTGAAACACAGCTGGATATCTCGCTGGAGGACAGAAATCAGGCGCATATGCTGATGATATTCAAAACCGTGCCCATAACGCATGAAGACACCCCGGCGCTGGAGCTGCTGCAGACAGTTCTTGCCGGACAATCCGGCCTGCTTTTTACAGATCTGCGCGACAAACAGGGGCTTGGCTACACTGTGACGGCGTTCCCGTGGCAGTCGGAACATGCCGGTCTGCTGGCTTTTTATATTGGCACCGACCCTGAGAAACTTGCACAGGCCGACGCCGGTTTTAAAAAAGTAATCCGCGATCTGCAGGAGGCCCCCCTGCCAGAAGAAGCCATCCGCCGCGGTAAAAACATGCTGCGGGGCGACTACTACCGGGGCAGGCAGAGTCTTGGCAGCCGCAGCAACGAAGCCGCCCGCCTTGCCGGCTCGGGGCTGCCTCTTGATTTTGAAAAAGGACTTATCGAAAAAGCGGAAAAAGTGGATGCCACCGCCCTGCAGGAGGTGGCCCGCAGATATCTCATTCCGCAGGATGCGTATATCATCAGGGTACTGCCCTGA
- the trhA gene encoding PAQR family membrane homeostasis protein TrhA, producing the protein MPLRDPVSGLTHCIGAVLALIGTIILIVRVASPELTRHIISFSVFGVAMVLLYTASTLYHWLPLRQAGIKLLRRIDHSMIFIYIAATYTPICLIPLQGAWGWSLLACAWGFALLGVFVKIYWLHAPRWLSTALYLGMGWMALAAVYPLVTSLKWGALAYLLAGGLLYSAGALIYACKRPNFFKNFGFHELFHIFVMGGSFCHFMVMYRYISVLR; encoded by the coding sequence ATGCCCCTTCGTGATCCGGTAAGCGGTCTTACCCATTGCATCGGTGCCGTTCTGGCACTCATCGGAACCATAATCCTTATTGTGCGTGTGGCTTCGCCGGAACTGACGCGGCACATAATTTCCTTTTCCGTTTTCGGCGTCGCCATGGTGCTGCTGTACACAGCCAGCACTCTTTACCACTGGCTGCCACTCCGGCAGGCGGGAATCAAGCTCCTTCGCCGCATCGATCACTCCATGATTTTTATATACATCGCGGCAACATATACACCGATATGCCTTATTCCCCTGCAGGGGGCGTGGGGCTGGTCGCTGCTGGCCTGCGCATGGGGGTTTGCGCTTCTGGGAGTGTTTGTCAAAATCTACTGGCTGCATGCCCCTCGCTGGCTTTCAACGGCACTCTATCTGGGTATGGGCTGGATGGCGCTGGCCGCAGTATACCCGCTGGTCACCTCATTAAAATGGGGGGCACTGGCATACCTTTTGGCAGGCGGACTTCTGTACAGTGCCGGAGCCCTCATCTATGCATGCAAGCGGCCGAACTTTTTTAAAAATTTCGGCTTTCATGAGTTGTTTCATATTTTTGTGATGGGCGGCAGTTTCTGCCATTTCATGGTCATGTACCGCTATATAAGCGTACTCCGCTAG
- the ychF gene encoding redox-regulated ATPase YchF, protein MALSIGIVGLPNVGKSTLFNALTKAQNAESANYPFCTIEPNKATVPVPDARIDKLTAMARPQKTINATVDFIDIAGLVRGASKGEGLGNQFLANIRESAAILQVVRCFDDENITHVDGTVDPLRDIETIETELLLADVQSAERKLDRTRRQSKGDKSMTATVSAMERLVDHLNAGNPASTFAEKDSDAISALYKELGLLTAKKIIYCANVDEEGLAEDNRHVVTVREFAASRSCDVVKICAKVEEELQGLDEAEQLDFLASFGIPESGLTKVIHTGYHTLGLISYFTVGEKEVRAWTIKEGWKAPAAAGVIHSDFERGFIRAEVIGYDDYVKHGSEAACRTAGVLRVEGKEYVVSDGDIIHFLFNV, encoded by the coding sequence ATGGCACTTAGCATCGGCATCGTGGGCCTGCCCAACGTAGGCAAATCCACCCTTTTCAACGCGCTGACCAAAGCACAGAATGCGGAGTCGGCAAACTACCCCTTCTGCACCATTGAACCCAACAAGGCCACAGTGCCCGTGCCCGATGCCCGCATCGACAAGCTGACCGCCATGGCCAGACCGCAGAAAACCATCAATGCCACCGTCGACTTTATCGACATAGCCGGACTTGTGCGCGGTGCAAGCAAAGGTGAAGGGCTGGGCAACCAGTTTCTGGCAAATATCCGTGAATCGGCAGCCATTCTGCAGGTTGTGCGTTGCTTTGACGACGAGAATATAACCCATGTAGACGGCACGGTTGACCCGCTGCGCGACATTGAAACCATTGAAACCGAGCTGCTGCTCGCAGATGTGCAATCCGCTGAACGCAAGCTGGACAGAACCCGCCGCCAGTCCAAAGGTGACAAGAGCATGACGGCTACCGTCAGCGCTATGGAACGTCTTGTGGACCATCTCAACGCCGGCAACCCCGCATCCACCTTCGCCGAAAAAGACAGCGATGCCATCAGCGCACTGTACAAGGAACTCGGCCTGCTGACCGCCAAAAAAATCATCTACTGTGCCAATGTGGATGAAGAAGGTCTGGCAGAAGACAACCGACACGTTGTCACCGTCAGAGAGTTTGCAGCCTCGCGCTCATGCGACGTGGTCAAAATATGCGCCAAGGTGGAAGAAGAGCTGCAGGGGCTTGATGAAGCTGAGCAGCTTGATTTTCTGGCCTCCTTCGGCATTCCGGAAAGCGGGCTGACCAAAGTGATACACACCGGCTATCATACGCTGGGACTCATCAGTTATTTCACCGTGGGCGAAAAAGAAGTGCGCGCATGGACCATCAAGGAAGGATGGAAAGCCCCTGCCGCAGCCGGCGTCATCCACAGCGACTTCGAGCGCGGCTTCATACGGGCTGAAGTCATAGGATACGACGACTATGTAAAGCACGGTTCCGAAGCGGCCTGCCGCACAGCCGGAGTCCTTCGCGTGGAAGGCAAGGAGTACGTTGTCAGCGACGGGGATATTATTCACTTCCTTTTCAATGTGTAA
- a CDS encoding ATP-binding protein produces MKSSPPAHTGLQRGRLLFLLPALALAAFIVCLISFVYISQRQTLEARQLRIMAQAERQASAISHLIGEIKLDAALLFRQQDFIDFSDSTPKSVQPGQTHPAGREAVRRLLTDFIASKALSGERLYNRIVLFSSTGRMLMDTSANKEPVHLPAGIARALASDVDYPLVFSLTPEIKELTFAVPLVTDSTRAGYAVVFCNTRAVTSFLESLWDLNDAYILLLQGQSGIALHRAEQISPEWIRQASRLEPGLLYTLSSEGEPEMLQHGAATSRETGIRHHVDNSPFDLLLVFSGPSIGGAVSPNVTLVAVALLAAIIAVSFYHVFRSTMRAREHKARAEAAAASEKRILQQNALLNAEIEERIKAEHALREAKELAEEADKAKGEFLANISHEFRTPMNAIIGMSEVILKTELSAPQRNHLTVLNKAAHSLLDLLNTILDFSRYESGKATLALSPFMLHAPFTQVHEMFLSAAAAKGLPLQLELAPDMPRAVEGDEGKIRQILVNLVSNALKFTDTGNITITCKAFPAPSGRADICFSVSDTGIGIEKEKHSAIFDSFTQADGSYTRTYGGTGLGLSICKLLADMMGGSITVRSAPRQGSTFTVCLPLKAVPEERVFPAAENPAVRPSKAASPLSVLVAEDNEFNREVIREILGLSGHSSTLVQNGEQALQALSTQDFDVVLLDIQMPVMDGVQTAQKIRSGACGNRNAGIPIIALTAHSMEGDKKRFLQAGMTEYLAKPVTPDHLNHVLGKYAPLPAAASTGQSSAAHGFQPAAGKGSTAQADAEIPPPDLSLALSMLNGKQKVLTVMLGTFVRTMPDRIAALHDALQKKDIQALAEQGHALKSTLHSIGSLPGRSVAEQLENAGRSGNTEAAVTLAPRLIHVLEFMTEHLRRQIDSSQSHHQPSSGGR; encoded by the coding sequence ATGAAATCCTCTCCGCCTGCACACACCGGCCTGCAACGCGGCAGGCTCCTTTTTCTTCTTCCCGCTCTGGCTCTGGCGGCTTTTATCGTCTGCCTCATCAGCTTTGTGTACATATCTCAGCGGCAGACTCTGGAGGCCAGACAACTGCGCATAATGGCGCAGGCCGAGCGGCAGGCGTCGGCCATCAGCCATCTGATAGGGGAAATCAAGCTTGATGCCGCCCTTCTGTTCCGGCAACAGGACTTCATAGATTTTTCGGACAGTACCCCAAAAAGCGTACAGCCCGGGCAGACGCACCCCGCCGGACGGGAGGCAGTCCGGCGCCTGCTGACCGATTTTATCGCTTCCAAAGCCCTATCAGGGGAGCGCCTTTACAACCGCATTGTTCTTTTTTCCTCTACCGGGCGGATGCTTATGGACACATCTGCAAACAAAGAGCCGGTACATCTGCCTGCGGGCATAGCACGCGCACTGGCAAGCGATGTGGATTACCCTCTCGTTTTTTCTCTTACCCCTGAAATCAAAGAACTTACATTCGCTGTGCCTCTGGTTACAGACAGCACACGGGCCGGATACGCCGTGGTGTTCTGCAACACACGGGCCGTCACGTCCTTCCTTGAATCACTATGGGACCTGAACGATGCCTACATACTGTTATTACAGGGACAAAGCGGCATAGCCCTGCACCGTGCAGAGCAGATATCACCGGAATGGATACGACAGGCTTCACGGCTGGAACCGGGCCTGCTGTACACGCTGTCTTCCGAGGGCGAACCGGAAATGCTGCAGCACGGCGCCGCCACCAGCAGAGAAACCGGTATACGCCATCATGTTGACAACTCGCCTTTTGATCTGCTGCTGGTCTTCAGCGGTCCGAGCATAGGCGGTGCTGTGTCGCCCAACGTCACGCTGGTTGCCGTTGCCCTGCTGGCCGCCATCATCGCGGTTTCATTTTATCATGTTTTCAGGTCGACCATGCGGGCACGTGAACACAAAGCCCGTGCGGAGGCAGCCGCCGCAAGCGAAAAACGCATACTTCAGCAGAATGCCTTGCTGAACGCTGAAATCGAGGAAAGGATCAAGGCAGAGCATGCTCTGCGGGAAGCCAAGGAGCTTGCGGAAGAAGCGGATAAGGCCAAGGGCGAATTTCTGGCCAATATCAGTCATGAGTTCCGCACCCCCATGAATGCCATCATCGGCATGTCCGAAGTCATACTGAAAACAGAACTGTCTGCCCCGCAGCGCAACCACTTGACAGTACTGAATAAAGCAGCTCATTCTCTGCTTGATCTCCTTAACACCATTCTTGATTTTTCACGCTATGAATCCGGCAAGGCAACACTGGCGCTGAGTCCTTTTATGCTGCATGCCCCTTTTACACAGGTACATGAGATGTTTTTAAGCGCAGCGGCAGCCAAAGGTCTGCCCCTGCAGCTGGAACTGGCACCGGACATGCCCCGTGCAGTGGAGGGTGATGAAGGCAAAATACGCCAGATACTTGTCAATCTGGTCAGCAATGCGCTCAAATTCACTGATACGGGCAACATCACAATTACCTGCAAGGCATTTCCTGCTCCATCAGGCCGCGCAGACATATGCTTTTCCGTTTCCGATACAGGCATCGGCATTGAAAAAGAAAAACACAGCGCTATTTTCGACAGCTTTACGCAGGCTGACGGGTCTTATACCAGAACATACGGGGGGACAGGGCTGGGCCTTTCCATCTGCAAACTGCTTGCAGACATGATGGGCGGAAGCATAACCGTGCGGAGCGCCCCCCGGCAGGGAAGCACCTTCACCGTCTGTCTGCCGCTGAAGGCAGTGCCGGAAGAACGGGTCTTTCCTGCGGCTGAAAATCCGGCGGTCCGCCCTTCCAAGGCCGCCAGCCCTCTTTCTGTTCTGGTGGCGGAAGATAACGAGTTCAACAGAGAGGTCATCCGCGAGATACTGGGACTCAGCGGACACAGCAGCACGCTGGTGCAGAACGGTGAGCAGGCGTTGCAGGCCTTGAGCACGCAAGATTTCGATGTGGTTCTGCTGGACATCCAGATGCCGGTCATGGACGGTGTGCAGACCGCACAAAAAATCAGATCAGGGGCGTGCGGCAACCGTAACGCCGGTATTCCCATTATCGCCCTGACGGCCCACAGTATGGAAGGTGACAAAAAAAGGTTTCTCCAGGCCGGTATGACGGAATATCTGGCAAAGCCTGTCACCCCCGACCATCTGAATCATGTGCTTGGCAAATACGCCCCCCTGCCGGCAGCAGCATCAACCGGCCAGTCTTCCGCCGCACATGGATTCCAGCCCGCCGCCGGCAAAGGAAGTACGGCACAGGCGGATGCAGAGATTCCGCCGCCTGACCTGTCTCTTGCGCTCTCCATGCTGAACGGCAAACAGAAAGTACTTACCGTGATGCTGGGAACTTTTGTCAGAACCATGCCGGACAGGATAGCCGCGCTGCACGACGCTTTGCAGAAAAAAGACATACAGGCGCTGGCCGAACAGGGACATGCCCTGAAATCAACGCTGCACAGCATAGGCTCACTGCCGGGGCGCAGCGTAGCGGAACAGCTTGAAAATGCCGGACGTTCAGGCAATACTGAAGCGGCAGTCACTCTGGCCCCCAGACTTATTCATGTACTGGAATTTATGACAGAGCATCTGAGACGGCAAATTGACAGTTCGCAGTCCCATCATCAGCCTTCTTCCGGAGGACGGTGA
- a CDS encoding response regulator produces MKFLIVDDDFDSRRLVQKILHPFGYVDVATDGEEGVEAFRTALKDGEPYSLITLDILMPNIDGQQALREIREIEKEMGVSAENAVKVIMISGLDDSKELHDAFFLGEATSYIVKPIRRQLLLDEITSLGIELDQAVA; encoded by the coding sequence ATGAAGTTTCTTATCGTCGATGACGATTTTGATAGCAGGCGCCTTGTCCAGAAAATTCTGCACCCTTTCGGGTATGTGGACGTGGCAACAGACGGAGAGGAAGGCGTTGAGGCTTTCAGAACGGCCCTCAAAGACGGTGAACCCTACAGCCTCATCACGCTTGATATCCTGATGCCCAACATCGACGGCCAGCAGGCTTTGCGTGAAATCCGCGAAATTGAAAAAGAAATGGGTGTTTCTGCAGAAAACGCTGTTAAAGTGATCATGATATCCGGCCTGGATGACTCCAAGGAACTGCACGACGCTTTTTTTCTGGGAGAAGCCACAAGCTACATTGTCAAACCCATCAGACGCCAGCTGCTGCTGGACGAAATAACGTCACTCGGCATTGAACTGGATCAGGCTGTGGCCTGA
- a CDS encoding STAS domain-containing protein — translation MPNSREDIRQAFFDDAQNHLAAMGVLLLELEVAGKDADHELLDGLLRAAHALKCSAGFLDYRRAFTLARALESFLDMWREGTLVPDESTAARVEKAFDILAVLLTPSGTSESEQAARSEKSAEAEALAAVLDAAGGVEENGGGTQCPAQYRVYAPDGALVFEGHCPDLHLAGKTGSNLYVLEFIYEEDLNRKDLSPQALLGFLQKSGYILAIGGRTVPVGYEPADVLCVLYASFLEKDLIAAVFQIAAEKVHPVDLQDLLAGEAMWQAAVVKDAEDALLHAVREPHKDSVDELVRQYDNAMEKLRAASDEDKEPLEGWDIEAVVSQGNGGEVADPFCMAVELHAADPAGAENTAYDATAASDCAVAQGQTADADEAGLVAEFEDSFMEDEAELLLNELPEEHPLRAAYEAEPQGDEEFFRDTEEQPDLSYLNEALPDETPAGGVVFDLAMPVAESDTGLQSASLQDAKHKGEAEMIAGFAVGPAQDGNAGVLQLAGDITIERSAQLQEAFQEALSRYEVLRIDSQQLESADLTLVQLLCAAAAQAKERGGRLESEGLPSAGLMQTLVLAGFDDAAMKRRGLETFTGSGD, via the coding sequence TTGCCAAATAGCAGGGAAGACATTCGTCAGGCTTTTTTTGATGATGCCCAGAATCATCTGGCAGCAATGGGAGTTCTGCTTCTGGAACTGGAAGTGGCAGGAAAGGATGCCGACCATGAACTGCTGGATGGTCTGCTGCGCGCTGCGCACGCGCTGAAATGCTCTGCAGGCTTTCTGGATTACCGCCGTGCGTTCACGCTGGCACGGGCTCTGGAGTCTTTTCTTGACATGTGGCGCGAAGGGACGCTGGTTCCGGATGAATCGACAGCCGCGCGCGTGGAAAAGGCCTTTGATATTCTGGCGGTCCTTCTGACTCCCTCAGGTACATCTGAAAGCGAGCAGGCCGCGAGGAGCGAAAAAAGTGCTGAAGCGGAAGCGCTGGCCGCCGTGCTGGATGCCGCCGGCGGGGTTGAAGAAAACGGCGGAGGAACACAGTGCCCGGCGCAATACCGGGTGTACGCTCCGGACGGTGCGCTGGTGTTTGAAGGCCACTGCCCCGACCTGCACCTTGCGGGAAAAACCGGCAGCAACCTGTATGTTCTTGAGTTTATCTATGAAGAAGATCTGAACCGGAAGGATCTTTCACCTCAGGCGCTGCTCGGTTTTCTGCAGAAGAGCGGTTACATTCTGGCCATCGGCGGGCGTACTGTGCCGGTGGGATACGAGCCGGCCGACGTTTTATGTGTTCTGTATGCTTCTTTTCTTGAAAAAGACCTTATCGCCGCGGTGTTTCAGATTGCAGCGGAAAAGGTGCACCCCGTTGACCTGCAGGACCTGCTTGCCGGAGAAGCCATGTGGCAGGCAGCTGTGGTGAAGGATGCCGAAGATGCGTTGCTGCACGCCGTCAGAGAGCCGCACAAGGACAGTGTGGATGAACTGGTAAGGCAGTACGACAATGCCATGGAGAAACTGCGCGCCGCTTCTGACGAGGACAAGGAACCGCTGGAAGGCTGGGACATTGAAGCGGTTGTTTCTCAGGGGAACGGCGGGGAAGTTGCCGACCCGTTCTGCATGGCTGTCGAATTGCATGCCGCCGATCCTGCGGGGGCTGAAAATACTGCATACGATGCGACGGCCGCCTCGGACTGTGCAGTTGCGCAGGGACAGACAGCAGACGCTGACGAGGCCGGACTGGTGGCGGAGTTCGAGGACAGTTTCATGGAAGATGAGGCAGAGCTTCTTTTGAATGAACTGCCGGAAGAGCATCCCCTGCGGGCTGCCTACGAAGCGGAGCCACAGGGCGACGAAGAGTTTTTCCGCGATACGGAAGAGCAGCCCGATTTATCTTACCTGAATGAAGCCTTGCCTGATGAGACTCCTGCCGGCGGCGTTGTGTTTGATCTGGCCATGCCGGTGGCAGAAAGCGATACCGGGTTGCAGTCTGCGTCCTTGCAGGATGCCAAACATAAGGGAGAGGCTGAAATGATTGCAGGATTTGCAGTGGGACCGGCGCAGGACGGCAACGCGGGCGTATTGCAGCTTGCCGGTGATATCACCATCGAGCGCAGCGCCCAGTTGCAGGAGGCTTTTCAGGAGGCTCTTTCACGCTACGAAGTGCTGCGTATTGATTCGCAGCAGCTGGAATCGGCAGATCTTACGCTGGTGCAGCTGCTGTGTGCAGCAGCTGCCCAGGCCAAGGAAAGAGGTGGGCGCCTGGAAAGCGAGGGGCTGCCTTCCGCGGGTCTGATGCAGACTCTTGTGCTGGCAGGTTTTGACGATGCCGCCATGAAGCGCAGGGGGCTTGAAACGTTTACGGGGTCCGGCGACTGA